In a genomic window of Myxococcales bacterium:
- the trmFO gene encoding methylenetetrahydrofolate--tRNA-(uracil(54)-C(5))-methyltransferase (FADH(2)-oxidizing) TrmFO: MDFSGSRVLVVGAGLAGCEAAWQIASRGGSVTLVEMKPVQMSPAHSSSDMAELVCSNSLRGASLHNAVGLLKEEMRALDSLVIRAADATAVPAGRALAVDRNDFARFITEAIEAHPNIEVQNHVVEKIPEDPHVVLATGPLTATALAEAIQELLGDESLYFYDAIAPTVYADSIDMSVAFRASRYEEGEGDYLNLPLSRDEYEEFVTALVEAETVPLHSFEAALYFEGCLPIEEMARRGPKTLSFGPMKPVGLVDPRTGRRPYAVVQLRHEDRDGVLFNLVGFQTKLRISDQREIFRRLPGLSKAVFARFGTVHRNTYVNAPTKLGPNLEVRVRPGLFLAGQMAGVEGYVESAALGWLAGLAAGCAASGREWQAPPAETAHGALLNHLTNGNPNHFQPMNINFGLFAPLPDSALRSESGKRRKLKRAERSEMFAVRALDAIARYRDVS, from the coding sequence GCCGCCTGGCAAATTGCCTCGCGTGGCGGCAGCGTAACGCTGGTCGAGATGAAGCCCGTCCAAATGTCGCCGGCTCATTCATCTTCCGATATGGCCGAACTCGTCTGTAGCAATTCTTTGCGCGGCGCCAGCTTGCACAATGCGGTCGGGCTGCTCAAAGAAGAGATGCGGGCACTCGACTCCCTGGTCATTCGGGCCGCGGATGCGACAGCGGTCCCTGCAGGTCGTGCCCTTGCGGTCGATCGAAACGATTTTGCGCGCTTCATCACTGAAGCGATCGAGGCCCATCCGAATATCGAAGTTCAAAACCATGTCGTCGAGAAGATCCCCGAAGACCCACACGTCGTGTTGGCCACTGGCCCGCTCACGGCAACCGCGCTGGCAGAGGCGATCCAGGAACTGCTGGGAGATGAGTCGCTCTATTTCTACGATGCCATCGCGCCGACGGTGTACGCCGATTCGATCGACATGTCCGTAGCGTTTCGCGCTTCTCGCTACGAAGAAGGGGAGGGGGACTACTTGAATCTGCCCCTTTCTCGCGACGAGTACGAAGAGTTCGTCACGGCCCTGGTCGAAGCCGAGACCGTGCCCCTGCATTCGTTCGAGGCAGCGCTGTACTTCGAAGGATGTCTGCCCATCGAGGAAATGGCGCGCCGCGGTCCCAAGACGCTGTCGTTTGGCCCGATGAAGCCGGTCGGCCTGGTTGACCCGCGAACCGGGAGGCGCCCATACGCGGTAGTGCAGTTGCGCCACGAAGATCGGGACGGGGTATTGTTCAACTTGGTGGGCTTTCAGACCAAGCTCAGAATTTCGGATCAACGAGAAATATTCCGTCGCCTGCCCGGCCTTTCGAAGGCGGTGTTCGCGCGCTTCGGGACCGTTCATCGCAATACCTACGTAAACGCACCCACCAAGTTGGGCCCAAATCTCGAAGTAAGAGTGCGGCCGGGACTCTTTCTGGCGGGTCAGATGGCAGGTGTCGAAGGATACGTGGAATCTGCTGCGCTCGGATGGCTCGCCGGGCTCGCGGCCGGCTGTGCCGCGAGCGGTCGCGAATGGCAGGCTCCGCCGGCCGAAACCGCCCACGGTGCTTTGTTGAATCACCTGACGAACGGCAACCCCAATCACTTCCAGCCGATGAACATCAACTTTGGTCTGTTCGCGCCATTGCCCGACAGCGCGCTGCGCAGTGAATCGGGCAAGCGTCGTAAACTCAAGCGAGCGGAGCGCTCAGAAATGTTCGCCGTGCGCGCCCTCGATGCCATCGCGCGCTATCGCGACGTGTCATGA
- a CDS encoding tyrosine recombinase XerC, with product MMKWMPTVEKFGTHLGVERNLSPNTLRAYLADVRQFERFLGEGAGEVAGKDKRRASDPSQVTVRDVRSWLALLHDSNSPTTLGRKLASLRSFFQFMLREDLIDLDPTEGLPAPKIPRRPPRPLPVDDCYSLILNQKRRKQADKPDPDEELVALRDRALVEFLYGTGIRVGELVALDVRDIELPSAQVRVLGKGRKERVVPIPKHALAALAEWIEARTRPGVLAEPLFISLLRGRGSKEPGVRPRRLGDRDIRRILSERARDAGIADRVHPHRLRHSYATHLLDMGADLREIQELLGHSSLSTTQKYTAVSMEQLRRIYDDAHPRSGARSGNHSNRSRNRT from the coding sequence ATGATGAAATGGATGCCCACAGTCGAGAAGTTTGGCACCCATCTGGGAGTCGAGCGGAACCTCTCTCCCAACACCCTGCGCGCCTATCTGGCGGATGTCCGCCAGTTTGAGCGGTTCTTGGGCGAAGGAGCAGGCGAAGTGGCGGGCAAGGACAAACGCCGCGCGAGCGATCCGTCCCAGGTGACGGTTCGGGACGTGCGGAGTTGGCTGGCGCTGCTCCACGATTCGAACAGCCCGACGACCCTGGGCAGAAAACTCGCTTCGCTTCGTTCGTTCTTTCAATTCATGCTGCGGGAAGACCTGATCGATCTCGATCCGACCGAAGGCCTTCCGGCGCCGAAGATACCGCGGCGGCCCCCGAGGCCCTTGCCAGTGGATGACTGCTACTCCTTGATTTTAAATCAGAAGCGCCGCAAGCAGGCGGACAAACCCGATCCGGACGAGGAACTCGTGGCGTTGCGCGATCGCGCGCTGGTCGAGTTTCTGTACGGCACCGGCATCCGAGTCGGTGAGCTGGTGGCATTGGATGTGCGCGATATCGAGTTGCCCAGCGCCCAGGTGCGGGTGCTCGGCAAGGGACGCAAAGAGCGAGTGGTTCCGATTCCGAAGCATGCGCTCGCGGCATTGGCTGAATGGATCGAGGCGCGCACCCGTCCCGGAGTGCTCGCCGAGCCGCTCTTTATCTCATTGCTTCGCGGTCGCGGTTCGAAAGAACCTGGCGTGCGGCCTCGGCGACTCGGGGATCGAGACATCCGGCGTATCCTGAGCGAGCGGGCGCGGGATGCGGGTATCGCCGATCGAGTCCACCCTCATCGTCTGCGCCACAGCTACGCGACGCATTTGCTCGACATGGGGGCAGATCTGCGGGAAATTCAGGAGTTGTTGGGCCATTCTTCTCTATCGACCACGCAGAAATACACGGCAGTTTCAATGGAACAACTTCGACGAATCTACGACGATGCGCACCCGCGTTCGGGGGCTCGAAGCGGAAACCACTCCAATCGCTCGCGCAACAGAACCTGA
- the hslV gene encoding ATP-dependent protease subunit HslV: MRSEDQIRSTTVMAVVRDGTIAMAADGQVTVGDTVMKMGAEKVRLIAKNRAIIGFAGGAADALTLLERLEAKLETHSGNVRRAAVELARDWRTDRMLRRLEAMMLVGDPETLLVVSGNGDVIEPDDGIAAIGSGGAYALSAARALSRHSKMGPEEIAREGLRIAAEICIYTNDNVKVITLP, encoded by the coding sequence ATGAGGTCTGAAGATCAAATTCGATCGACAACCGTCATGGCTGTCGTCAGGGACGGCACGATCGCCATGGCCGCCGACGGCCAGGTGACCGTGGGCGATACCGTGATGAAAATGGGCGCCGAGAAAGTTCGCTTGATCGCGAAGAATCGCGCGATCATCGGTTTTGCCGGGGGGGCCGCTGACGCCCTGACGCTGCTCGAACGTCTAGAGGCCAAGCTCGAGACCCACTCGGGCAATGTGCGGCGAGCCGCTGTCGAACTGGCGCGCGACTGGCGCACCGACCGCATGCTGCGCCGGCTGGAGGCCATGATGTTGGTGGGCGACCCCGAGACGCTGCTCGTCGTGTCCGGAAACGGGGACGTGATTGAACCCGATGACGGAATCGCTGCTATCGGATCCGGAGGGGCCTATGCTCTTTCCGCCGCCCGGGCACTATCTCGCCACAGCAAGATGGGTCCGGAGGAGATTGCCCGCGAAGGGCTGCGGATCGCCGCTGAAATCTGCATTTACACCAACGACAATGTCAAAGTGATCACGCTTCCATGA
- the hslU gene encoding ATP-dependent protease ATPase subunit HslU, with translation MLQSFTPREIVSELDRFIVGQREAKRAVAIALRNRWRRQQVPEELRDEIAPKNIIMIGPTGVGKTEIARRLARLSQAPFIKVEASKFTEVGYVGRDVESIIRDLTELSVSMVTDEEQRAVRSKASDLAEDRVLDALLPPQSAPAPIQGPHAVDLAKNVENQESRDKLRKLLRMGELDNREIQVELRDDSGGPSISIMTPQGVEEMGVQFRDLFGSMMPKRTKQRHMKVSEALKVFTNEEALALVDMDRVRELAVARVEQNGIVFIDEIDKVAGGSSQGHGPDISREGVQRDLLPIVEGSTVQTKQGPVRTDHILFIAAGAFHDSKPSDLIPELQGRFPIRVELASLTRDDLVQILTEPQNSLVRQYAELLKTEGITLEFKQDGVQAVADIAAAVNERMADIGARRLHTVMEKLLEDLSFDAPDMGQATIVVDRNMVEKRLGDLVEDQDLSQYIL, from the coding sequence ATGCTACAGAGTTTTACACCGCGCGAGATCGTCTCTGAACTCGATCGGTTCATCGTCGGACAACGCGAAGCAAAGCGTGCGGTCGCAATCGCCCTGCGTAACCGCTGGCGTCGACAGCAAGTTCCAGAAGAGCTGCGAGACGAGATCGCGCCCAAGAACATCATCATGATCGGGCCGACGGGGGTCGGAAAGACCGAGATCGCCCGACGGCTCGCACGCCTGTCCCAGGCCCCCTTCATCAAGGTCGAAGCTTCGAAGTTCACCGAGGTCGGCTACGTGGGGCGGGATGTGGAGTCGATCATTCGAGACCTCACCGAACTCTCGGTTTCAATGGTGACCGACGAAGAGCAGCGCGCGGTTCGCAGCAAGGCCAGTGACCTGGCGGAAGATCGTGTACTCGACGCGCTGCTTCCCCCGCAGTCAGCGCCGGCGCCCATCCAGGGGCCCCATGCCGTCGATCTAGCGAAAAACGTCGAGAATCAGGAGTCGCGGGACAAGCTGCGCAAGCTCCTGCGCATGGGAGAACTCGACAACCGGGAAATCCAGGTGGAACTCAGGGATGATTCCGGCGGACCGTCGATTTCGATCATGACACCACAGGGCGTCGAGGAAATGGGGGTCCAGTTCCGAGACCTGTTCGGAAGCATGATGCCAAAGCGCACCAAGCAGCGGCATATGAAAGTGTCAGAAGCCCTCAAAGTGTTTACCAACGAGGAAGCCCTGGCATTGGTCGACATGGACCGGGTTCGCGAGTTGGCCGTCGCACGGGTGGAACAGAACGGAATCGTATTCATCGACGAAATCGACAAAGTGGCGGGGGGATCCTCGCAAGGACACGGTCCCGACATCTCGCGTGAGGGGGTGCAGCGGGATCTGCTTCCGATCGTCGAGGGCTCGACCGTACAAACCAAGCAGGGGCCGGTGCGCACGGATCACATTTTGTTCATCGCGGCCGGCGCGTTTCATGATTCGAAACCCTCGGACCTGATCCCCGAGCTGCAAGGACGGTTTCCGATCCGGGTCGAACTGGCGAGCCTCACCAGGGACGACCTCGTGCAGATACTCACCGAACCCCAGAACTCGCTGGTTCGTCAGTACGCCGAGTTGTTGAAAACGGAGGGCATCACCCTCGAATTCAAACAGGATGGCGTGCAGGCCGTAGCCGACATCGCCGCCGCGGTAAATGAGCGAATGGCGGACATCGGCGCCCGAAGGCTCCACACCGTGATGGAAAAATTGCTCGAAGACTTGAGCTTCGACGCCCCAGACATGGGGCAGGCTACGATTGTGGTCGATCGGAACATGGTCGAAAAGCGGTTGGGGGATCTGGTCGAGGATCAGGATCTTTCGCAGTACATTCTCTAA
- a CDS encoding response regulator: MSDAKARVLVVDDERFFREAIGDVLSAHGYPFVACEDGERALKLVVADNFAVAVLDIRLPGIDGIEVLRQLRVAQPELRVIMLSASTDQELVLEALRLGACDYLAKPLHDEELVLAVRRAADTHRVASDWGSLRIRLDELVGLMEDLSNDANDATPAERLSVIREAAVRAVSIALRAEKTSLLLLNDDASQLDVVASLGRDVDPDQMDSVRIGQGIAGRALEDSTPIVVADIRNESHFVADLAPDRYNSDSFAVAPVEMSGRQLGVLCATDRTDGAQFGPEDLSLLRLIAVQVAELLGDDTADAQLERESSAASTEIDSSGGQSESDSTQMMPAGWTRDAMDAQDLFAEASGVGIDADAELARTICDAVVNEIEPASLLSEALRAIETVLDADPVSLYLLDPESGDLVRESIGKRGLRLDHDRLPGDRGLTGGVFQRGQLIATADPESDSRFDRKVDTPSDGVVGSLLCVPLRLRGKTVGVCRVHRPQGSTVSARTGEVLIAVLSAAVRNVLLYRSLLDSIEEVAAARKQARS; the protein is encoded by the coding sequence GTGAGCGACGCAAAGGCGCGGGTACTGGTAGTAGACGATGAGCGCTTCTTTCGCGAAGCGATCGGCGACGTCCTGAGCGCGCACGGCTATCCCTTTGTTGCGTGTGAGGATGGTGAGCGCGCGCTCAAACTGGTGGTCGCCGATAACTTTGCCGTAGCGGTGTTGGACATCCGCCTTCCCGGCATCGACGGGATCGAAGTTCTGCGGCAACTCCGGGTCGCCCAGCCGGAGTTGCGCGTGATCATGCTTTCGGCGTCCACCGATCAAGAGTTGGTGCTGGAGGCGCTCCGTCTGGGAGCCTGCGACTACCTGGCCAAACCCCTGCACGACGAAGAATTGGTGTTGGCCGTGCGCCGCGCCGCGGATACCCATCGCGTCGCGAGCGACTGGGGCAGCCTGCGAATTCGGCTCGATGAACTGGTTGGCTTGATGGAAGATCTTTCCAACGACGCGAATGACGCGACGCCCGCAGAGCGACTCTCGGTCATTCGCGAGGCGGCAGTTCGCGCCGTGTCCATCGCCTTGCGGGCGGAGAAGACTTCGCTCTTGTTGTTGAACGACGATGCGAGCCAACTCGACGTCGTGGCGTCGCTCGGTCGCGATGTCGATCCGGATCAGATGGACAGCGTAAGGATCGGACAGGGGATTGCGGGTCGAGCCCTCGAAGACTCGACCCCAATCGTCGTGGCGGATATCCGCAATGAAAGTCATTTCGTCGCCGACCTCGCGCCGGATCGTTACAACTCCGACTCGTTTGCGGTGGCTCCGGTTGAAATGTCGGGCCGACAACTCGGCGTCTTGTGCGCGACGGATCGCACGGATGGAGCGCAATTCGGCCCCGAAGATCTTTCGCTCTTGCGCTTGATCGCAGTACAGGTCGCAGAACTGCTCGGCGACGACACGGCCGACGCCCAACTCGAACGCGAGAGTTCTGCAGCGTCGACCGAGATCGACTCCTCGGGCGGCCAGTCCGAATCCGACTCAACCCAGATGATGCCCGCAGGCTGGACCCGAGATGCGATGGACGCCCAGGATCTTTTTGCCGAGGCGAGCGGGGTCGGAATCGATGCCGACGCCGAGTTGGCGCGCACGATCTGCGACGCGGTGGTCAATGAAATCGAGCCCGCGAGTCTGTTGAGTGAGGCCCTCCGAGCCATCGAGACCGTATTGGATGCGGATCCCGTCTCCCTCTATCTACTCGATCCCGAGAGCGGAGACCTGGTCAGGGAGTCGATCGGGAAGCGCGGCCTGCGTCTGGATCACGATCGGCTGCCCGGCGATCGGGGACTGACGGGAGGCGTATTTCAGCGCGGGCAGTTGATCGCGACCGCAGATCCCGAGAGCGACTCTCGCTTTGATCGCAAGGTCGATACGCCGAGCGACGGGGTCGTGGGATCGCTCTTGTGCGTGCCCCTGCGGCTGCGAGGCAAGACCGTCGGGGTGTGCCGAGTTCATCGGCCCCAAGGCTCTACGGTCTCTGCCCGAACTGGAGAGGTGCTGATCGCGGTGCTGTCTGCGGCGGTCCGCAACGTGCTCCTGTACCGTAGTCTGCTCGACAGCATCGAAGAGGTCGCGGCGGCGCGCAAGCAAGCGCGCAGCTGA
- the argB gene encoding acetylglutamate kinase, translating to MEELVDKAKVLIEALPYMQRFVGKTIVIKYGGHAMTDLELRRSFATDVVLLKHIGVRPVIVHGGGPQIAATLDRFGKKSKFVGGLRVTDDETMEIVEMVLGGTVNREIVELMQQAGASAVGLTGSDGALLRVREKRVDGQSLGRVGEMVTVDSGVIEAVAGAGFIPVVAPIGADQNGLTYNVNADEAAGAIAGALQAEKLILLTDVDGVMDRQGQRMSQLSVEEARKHIDEGTIREGMIPKVECCTRALSQGVARTHIVDGRVLHAVLLEIFTDDAGVGTLLVP from the coding sequence ATGGAAGAACTGGTCGACAAAGCCAAGGTACTGATCGAGGCGTTGCCCTACATGCAACGCTTCGTCGGGAAGACCATCGTCATCAAGTACGGTGGCCACGCGATGACCGACCTCGAATTGCGGCGATCCTTCGCAACCGACGTCGTGCTGCTAAAGCATATCGGCGTTCGCCCGGTCATCGTGCACGGTGGCGGTCCCCAGATTGCCGCCACCCTTGATCGATTCGGCAAGAAGTCGAAGTTTGTCGGCGGACTCCGGGTCACCGACGACGAAACCATGGAAATCGTCGAGATGGTTCTCGGGGGCACGGTCAATCGCGAAATCGTCGAATTGATGCAGCAAGCCGGTGCGTCGGCGGTGGGGCTCACCGGTAGCGATGGCGCCCTGCTGCGGGTCCGGGAAAAACGGGTTGACGGCCAGAGCCTGGGTCGAGTCGGTGAGATGGTGACGGTCGATTCCGGGGTGATCGAGGCAGTGGCGGGGGCAGGGTTCATACCGGTCGTCGCCCCGATCGGCGCGGATCAAAATGGACTGACGTACAACGTCAATGCCGATGAGGCCGCCGGCGCAATCGCCGGGGCTCTGCAGGCGGAAAAACTGATCTTGTTGACCGATGTCGATGGAGTCATGGACCGGCAGGGGCAGCGCATGAGTCAGCTCTCGGTCGAAGAGGCGCGGAAGCATATCGACGAGGGGACGATTCGCGAAGGCATGATTCCCAAGGTGGAGTGCTGCACACGGGCGCTTTCCCAGGGCGTTGCGCGAACCCATATCGTAGATGGACGGGTGCTCCACGCCGTACTCCTGGAAATATTTACCGACGACGCCGGCGTCGGAACCCTGCTGGTTCCATGA
- the argF gene encoding ornithine carbamoyltransferase — protein MSETITDRHRGFISVADWSADELLELLARARQLKRLHHLGESVQSLQGRTLAMYFEKPSLRTHVTFEAGMTQLGGHAILLRPEQVGIGTRESPEDVARALSRWVHGIMARTFSHSLVEQLAREASIPVINGLTDFLHPCQAMADVLTMSEKKDPRQSTLAYLGDGNNVAHSLVLVAAVLGFRVQLATPASHTISPRIWEQAAKLSKTSGAEITWTEDAREAVIGADFVYTDTWTSMGQEDEAELRRKIFASYQVNSSLLECCPEAWVMHCMPAHRGEEITDEVLDGPRSLVYDQAENRLHAQKAILERVMG, from the coding sequence ATGAGCGAAACCATTACAGATCGACATCGCGGCTTCATTTCGGTGGCCGACTGGAGTGCCGACGAATTGCTCGAGTTGCTCGCGCGCGCGCGGCAGCTCAAGCGACTCCATCACCTGGGTGAGAGTGTGCAGTCCCTCCAGGGACGCACCCTTGCGATGTACTTCGAAAAACCGTCCCTGCGGACCCACGTCACTTTCGAAGCCGGCATGACCCAACTCGGGGGACACGCGATCTTGCTGCGCCCGGAGCAGGTCGGCATCGGCACACGAGAATCACCCGAGGACGTCGCTCGAGCGCTGTCGCGCTGGGTCCACGGAATCATGGCGCGGACCTTTAGTCACAGCCTGGTCGAGCAACTCGCCCGGGAGGCGAGCATTCCGGTGATCAACGGATTGACCGACTTCCTCCACCCGTGTCAGGCGATGGCGGACGTGCTGACCATGAGCGAAAAGAAGGACCCTCGACAATCGACCCTGGCCTATCTGGGAGACGGCAACAATGTTGCGCATTCGCTGGTACTGGTGGCGGCGGTGCTCGGTTTTCGCGTGCAACTCGCCACCCCCGCGAGCCACACGATTTCTCCGAGAATCTGGGAGCAGGCGGCAAAGCTCTCCAAGACCAGTGGTGCCGAGATCACCTGGACGGAGGACGCCCGAGAAGCCGTTATCGGTGCTGATTTCGTCTACACCGACACCTGGACGAGCATGGGCCAGGAGGACGAAGCCGAGCTTCGCCGCAAGATCTTCGCCTCCTATCAGGTGAACAGCAGCCTTCTCGAGTGTTGTCCCGAGGCCTGGGTGATGCACTGTATGCCCGCCCACCGCGGCGAGGAGATCACCGACGAGGTGCTAGACGGTCCCCGCAGCCTGGTCTACGACCAGGCCGAGAACCGGCTCCACGCCCAGAAAGCGATTCTCGAACGCGTGATGGGCTGA
- a CDS encoding DnaJ domain-containing protein, producing the protein MLSRIDGQTSWKLLREFGGLTSGEVDVCIEEWLYQGLIDIDGRAPRVKRREGAIPEPASKRKVQGPVDESLIDAELDLDETIQREILEFEQKLELNYFEVLGVDTSAEMRDIKRAYFALSKRFHPDRFFRKNVGHYGERLHLIFKRVSEAYELLSDPASRKEFQATLTAEIHVEALNNPEAASAKAGKSQGPMTPAERLRQRMPFRVPDALRKDRNSKGEALFRSAKQSEVMGRLEEAASNLRLAVAFDPFNREYKRTLGEVQAKVAVERIEALLSNTKAGFCDAEKREGRRLAEEILLYRPNDAKTNILAARVYVELEDTQRAEEYCSRAIELDPANGGYRRTRAGVHLLCGNKGHAVSELNKALELNSSDLEARKMLDTLRVKRR; encoded by the coding sequence TTGCTCTCGAGAATCGACGGACAGACATCGTGGAAGTTGCTGCGAGAATTCGGTGGGCTTACCTCCGGCGAAGTCGATGTTTGCATCGAAGAATGGCTCTATCAGGGGCTGATCGATATCGACGGAAGGGCACCTCGGGTCAAGCGACGCGAGGGTGCGATCCCCGAACCTGCGAGCAAGCGCAAGGTGCAGGGCCCCGTTGACGAGTCGCTGATCGACGCCGAACTCGATCTCGATGAAACAATCCAGCGCGAAATTCTCGAGTTCGAGCAAAAGCTCGAGTTGAACTACTTCGAAGTGCTCGGCGTTGATACTTCCGCAGAAATGCGCGACATCAAGCGCGCATACTTTGCCCTGTCGAAGCGGTTTCATCCCGATCGCTTCTTCCGAAAGAACGTGGGTCACTACGGCGAGAGGTTGCACCTCATCTTCAAGCGCGTGTCCGAAGCCTACGAGTTGCTCTCCGATCCGGCGAGCCGCAAGGAATTCCAGGCGACGTTGACCGCAGAAATTCACGTCGAAGCACTGAATAATCCCGAGGCTGCCTCAGCCAAGGCTGGAAAGAGCCAGGGCCCCATGACTCCTGCCGAGCGACTTCGCCAGCGGATGCCGTTTCGGGTGCCCGATGCCCTGCGCAAAGACAGGAACTCAAAGGGCGAAGCGCTGTTCAGGTCCGCGAAGCAATCAGAGGTCATGGGTCGCCTGGAGGAAGCAGCGTCCAATTTGCGTCTCGCCGTGGCATTTGATCCCTTCAATCGCGAATACAAGCGGACGCTGGGAGAGGTGCAGGCAAAGGTTGCGGTCGAACGCATCGAAGCATTGCTCAGCAATACCAAGGCTGGCTTCTGCGATGCCGAGAAGCGCGAGGGTCGGCGGTTGGCCGAAGAGATCCTGCTGTACCGACCCAACGATGCCAAGACGAACATTCTCGCGGCCCGGGTCTATGTCGAACTCGAAGATACCCAGCGCGCGGAAGAGTACTGCTCGCGGGCGATCGAGCTGGATCCGGCCAATGGTGGTTATCGCAGGACACGGGCAGGTGTGCACTTGTTGTGCGGGAATAAGGGGCACGCTGTGTCCGAGTTGAACAAGGCGCTCGAACTGAATTCGAGCGATCTCGAAGCGCGCAAGATGTTGGATACGCTGCGTGTAAAACGTCGCTGA